From Phenylobacterium immobile (ATCC 35973), a single genomic window includes:
- a CDS encoding potassium transporter Kup produces the protein MADPANAAVAHPHQEKFHALMLGAIGVVFGDIGTSPLYAMREALHHARGGGASEAAVLGVVSLVIWALILIVTIKYVVFLMRADNKGEGGTLALMALAQRFVAHRSAWVLFLGMLGAALFYGDGIITPAVSVLSAVEGLKDAPVVGDRLTPYVLPISATILIGLFMVQSRGTAKVASAFGPITAIWFLTLAGLGLVHISDDLSIFRALAPHYGVLFLIDNGFLGFIILGSVFLAVTGAEALYADMGHFGRAPIRAAWLGLCLPALILNYLGQGALVLAHPEAVDNPFFRMIPEIAYWPVMLLATAATVIASQAVITGAFSMTQQAVQLGLFPRIDIRRTSETQAGQIFVPQVNTFLMIGVLILLFTFRNSSNLAAAYGIAVTGSMFIDTLLFYVILKHMWKRPTWQAAGLAGFFGLLDVVFISSNLLKIPQGAWLPLVLGAILVLIMWTWTKGAQILSEKTRRDSVPLVELTEILRARAPYRAPGTAVFLTSDPAIAPVALMHNLKHNKVLHEKNIVLTVVTAETPRVREDDRIRMEPIDDDFKKVVISYGFMESPNVPRALGQIRKQGVKFDIMATSFFLGRRSLVPSAQSGMPLWQDKLFIFLMKNSANPTDFYKIPPGRVVELGTQVTI, from the coding sequence ATGGCTGATCCAGCCAACGCCGCAGTCGCCCATCCGCACCAAGAGAAATTCCACGCCCTTATGCTAGGGGCGATCGGAGTGGTGTTCGGCGATATCGGGACCAGCCCGCTCTACGCCATGCGCGAGGCGCTTCACCACGCGAGGGGCGGCGGCGCCTCCGAAGCCGCAGTTCTGGGGGTCGTCTCCCTGGTGATCTGGGCGCTTATCCTGATCGTTACGATCAAGTACGTCGTCTTCCTGATGCGCGCCGACAACAAGGGAGAGGGCGGGACGCTGGCGCTGATGGCCTTGGCCCAGCGGTTTGTCGCTCACCGCTCGGCGTGGGTCCTGTTCCTCGGAATGCTCGGCGCGGCGCTGTTCTACGGCGACGGCATCATCACGCCGGCGGTCTCCGTCCTCTCGGCGGTTGAGGGGCTGAAAGACGCGCCCGTCGTCGGCGACCGCCTGACGCCCTATGTCCTGCCGATCTCGGCGACGATCCTCATCGGCCTGTTCATGGTCCAGTCGCGCGGCACCGCCAAGGTGGCCAGCGCCTTCGGCCCAATCACAGCGATCTGGTTCCTGACGCTCGCGGGACTGGGCCTCGTCCACATCAGCGACGACCTGTCGATCTTTCGCGCGCTCGCGCCGCACTACGGCGTGCTGTTCCTGATCGATAACGGCTTCCTGGGCTTCATCATCCTGGGCAGCGTCTTCCTAGCGGTAACCGGGGCCGAGGCGCTCTACGCCGACATGGGCCACTTCGGTCGCGCCCCGATCCGGGCGGCCTGGCTCGGTCTGTGCCTGCCGGCGCTGATCCTGAACTATCTGGGCCAAGGCGCTCTCGTGCTCGCCCACCCAGAGGCCGTCGACAATCCCTTCTTCCGGATGATTCCGGAAATCGCCTACTGGCCGGTCATGCTGCTGGCGACCGCGGCCACCGTCATCGCCAGCCAGGCCGTGATCACCGGCGCCTTCTCGATGACCCAGCAGGCGGTGCAGCTCGGTCTCTTCCCGCGCATCGACATCCGCCGCACCAGCGAAACCCAGGCCGGCCAGATCTTCGTGCCGCAGGTGAACACCTTCCTGATGATCGGCGTGTTGATCCTGCTGTTCACCTTCCGCAATTCGTCGAACCTGGCGGCCGCCTACGGCATCGCCGTCACCGGCTCGATGTTCATCGACACCCTGCTATTCTACGTGATCCTCAAGCACATGTGGAAACGGCCGACCTGGCAGGCGGCCGGCCTCGCCGGGTTCTTCGGCCTGCTGGACGTTGTGTTTATCTCGTCCAACCTCCTGAAGATCCCGCAAGGCGCCTGGCTGCCCCTGGTGCTGGGCGCGATCCTCGTCCTGATCATGTGGACCTGGACCAAGGGCGCGCAGATTCTTTCCGAGAAGACGCGCCGCGACAGCGTGCCCCTGGTGGAACTGACCGAGATCCTGCGAGCCCGCGCGCCCTATCGCGCGCCCGGCACCGCGGTGTTCCTGACCTCGGACCCGGCGATCGCCCCGGTCGCCCTGATGCACAACCTCAAGCACAACAAGGTGCTGCACGAGAAGAACATCGTCCTGACCGTCGTCACCGCCGAAACGCCGCGCGTTCGCGAAGACGACCGGATTCGGATGGAGCCGATCGACGACGACTTCAAGAAGGTGGTGATCTCCTACGGCTTCATGGAGAGCCCCAACGTTCCGCGCGCGCTGGGCCAGATCCGCAAGCAGGGCGTAAAGTTCGACATCATGGCGACGAGCTTCTTCCTCGGCCGCCGCTCGCTGGTGCCTTCGGCGCAATCGGGCATGCCGCTCTGGCAGGACAAGCTGTTCATCTTCCTGATGAAGAACTCGGCCAACCCGACAGACTTCTACAAGATCCCGCCGGGCCGGGTGGTGGAGCTCGGCACCCAGGTTACGATCTGA